In Oryzias latipes chromosome 15, ASM223467v1, the sequence aaaaagtttttaaaaatttaaattgtttttttatgtgtttcatCTAGCTGTGCAAAAAGAGAAGATAATAGAGgaagatgtaaaaacagttCAAATATGACTGTCACAGAATGTGTTTAAGCAGATCAAGAGAAGAGGAGTacaaatgaatttatttaatacCAGAATagtttcaattttttaatgaacaaaaacacagagacaaaCGCTACCTCTGGTGCGAGGTACTCTGGTGTGCCACAGAACGTCTTCATGGTAGCAGCGTCGGTGATGCCTTCCTTGCAGAGTCCAAAATCAGTGATTTTGATATGGCCGTCTTTATCCAGCATCAAGTTTTCCAACTGGAAGGGAATAAAAAGAACTtgtgtaacccccccccaaacaaaaaaaatactactGTACAGTGTTCTCTCGTTTATCGTGGAGGTTATGCTAGAAAATAAACTGATAGGTGAAATCTTTGAATttggattacagatgttttgagGCTGCAAAACCCCTCACTTCACACCTGATACACTTTTCTAAggcaaatgtgaacattttcacacttttgacttctttttttgtcactttgatctagtccagttttatagaatgaaaacaaagatctgatccgGATCGATCAGATTTGGTAGCTGAACGCATTTTGTACAGGAAACAAAGCACATGATttattgacaaggtcaacagccaatcagtaCGCTGtaataacaatgaaaaaaacaatgaacaaaaTCCGCGAAACCGTGGACCGCGAAAGAAGAATTGCAATATaacgagggatcactgtactgtACACATGTTAACTGATCCACACACTTTGTGGACTGTAGAGCTGAAGTTTTCCTCTGAAGACAGAGAAACACAGCCTTCCAGAGTGGTGGCATACACACAGAAACTGAGGAGGGAAGTCAACTTCAGGCATGTGGTGGAGCCACTCAACCTTTTAATATTAATGGTTGAAGTGGTTTTTATACTCCCgctgctttttttctcctgctttcTTGGCTGCTGTGTGCTCGGATGAGGCCAAAGCTGCCAGGCATCTACCTCTCTACCTCTGTGGcatcagccccccaccccctccacctcctcctgcagtTCTCCTCGTCTTCACGTCTGTTTGAGCTCATCTTCGTCTCTTTTTAATTACAGCGAATCCTGAGCCTCTTGACTCAGCCAGGTTGAAAAAGACTTAATAAATATGTGTGAAAACACAACAGATCagcggaggtgtgtgtgtgtgggggggtgtatCTGATCACTTTCATCCATGCCTCCCAGCCTCGCCCCCTTTCAGCAGGTCTGTTTACCTTTAGGTCCCGGTACACGATCTTGGCTGAATGCAGGTAGTTGAGGGCTGAGACGATCTCGGCGCCGTAGAAGCGTGTGCGGTCTTCGGAGAACACTCGCTCTCgagacaaatgaaaaaacagctgcaggaaaagagcaggggggggggcataggAGGGAAAGTGGGTGAGAGAGGGAGAAAATCAGCGAGGGTGGAGGAgaacaggagggggggggggtagcagGGACAGCACAGCAATAATTACTGATTTATTGGAGGAAATTAGCACAACACAAACTGGCTGCCCGCACCATATTGAGATGATAGAtagtgcctgtgtgtgtttgtgtgtgtgctggtgAGGAGGGGGTGGCATCTCACAGGAGGGTGAGTGGAGGCACCCGGCAGCTGCTGCCTCATCtagcagcacccccccccccccccccccatcagcaCAAATGCTTCTTCTGCATTACACTCTGGGCTGTGCTGGCACGGCGCAGGCGGGGTGCTCTGTGACGGGGGCCAAACGAAGGGGTTCAAGCAATCCACCAGTCTAGTTAAAAGACGGGCCGAGTGGTGCCGCCAACACCACCCTCACACAACTGCCTCCAGCGTGGCGCTCATTAGTGCAGGGACTGGCCTTGCTTCCCGTGCCCCCATCCTCATTTACGACATTTCACGTTTACCTCTTCGGTTTTGGCAATGCGTTCATTCCCGTATTTAAAAgtacacaacccccccccccccccccacacacacacacaaaaatgactTAAGCCATATCTCTCTGTTTAGTCTCTCACCCCGTCTCTCTCTTACCTCCTCCCTTGCTGACAGTTGTCAAGTTGTCATTGTCGCACAGCTACACATGTGGCACTAAAATGACTCCAGCCTGCTGTGCTGCTCCAGTCAGGTCTCACAAATTACCCATGAGGCCAAGGGGCACACGTCTTCCCATTAATTGTTCAGGGAGGTTTGCATATGGCCACTGGAGTGATGCTCACAGACCACCTTGCTAAAaaaccgtgtgtgtgtgtgtgtggtgagaGTGGAGGCATGACAGGTGGGCCTTCATCAGTGCACTGGCAGGTGTGACTGTGGCAGGTTTGTAATgagttctgtgtgtgtttgtgaggtaTATGTGGTCACAATTTGTCcgttgaggtaaaaaaaaaaaaaaaaagaacttctgtgtgtttttctatGCGTGTGTTTGTCGGTGTTGTCTCGGCGTGCATTTGCTCAGGTTTGGCGCCGGCTAAACTGCCTAACTAACTGGGAGGGGAGCAGGTGACGGTTACACTGAGGGAATGAACCAAGATTGTAAAAACGGTCCCAttaaaaatcagagaaatggaAAAGTGGGGGAATCCAAACTCATTTAGTGTCTGACTGTCGTTCTGGCTGAATCTGCCCATAGGTGTATTCATAAATAGAAAGAAGCAGGAGATGAATGGAACGGAGAGATTGAAAGGCAGGCGAGGCCAGTTGGTTGACAAATTAGGTGTGAGAGAGTAATCCAACAAATCAAACTTCACCCACTTCTTAAGTGTTTGCACCATCTTTGCAGATACACACACGATGAGGAACTAGATATCATTCAATATTTCATTTCTACATTAAATTAAGTTAAGGACCCACTACTGTCATTCACACATTTGCTCTGTATTTGACGATCCACCTGGAGGAGCCGAGAGCTGCAGTCACAACCACACCCAGAAACAGTTTTGGTGCTTTAACTCCCCAAATTCCAACCCAGGTAAGGTGTTGGGTCGTTAGATTGTTTacaagaactggactaagtgacccctcccctatCGCGTTGCAAACAAGAAGTACCTGGTAGTCCCAAAAAGCCAAATtcctatagacttctatagagaaataaacagcttttactcagtTATTATAttagtcagaataaccattcctaCGCTgataacttttttctttctaatccTAATGTTTTTCCtacatttctttttgtattgCAAGCTATTCAAGTTGTCTGAccatcaaaacatttgacagattctcctgagcccgcttTAAAGTGAACTGGATATGGCCCTCCTACAAGCTAACTTCTGATTGGCAAGAATGGCTTTCTTAGAAATGTCGACTCCGATCaattcggaccaatcactgctcactgacaatttctggttccaacttGGCGGCGTCCGTATCATGAAAATAATGGTGATGACTTAAATGAACttattttgttggagccagaagtaagtcattttctatcgTCACAGTTTTTATAGACCGTCAATGGTTGGGTCCCATTCTTTGAGTCTTGGCGTCACTCGATCCTGGACACGAACAGACGATCCCTCAGTCTAAAGATGAACACTACCAAAAGGCCACCATCCTTACCTTTTGGTCAGGTTTCAAAATCTTTAAAActctattttaaaattcttgTAAATGTGCAGTAACTCACAATAGAGGGTGTCAATCATTTATAAAACTAAGagaacacacatttaaaaataaacagctaaacTGTGCAGTTGGAgccaatttatttctaaaaaaacagtGGGGTTTGAGGGAAGCATAACTGGTGCTCTAAAAACAGTCATTTACTAATGCTGAGCTGTGGCTTTACTGGATGTTTACAGCCGTCACACATGGATGAAACCACATAAGGCACAGTTAAGGCGGCGTCGTGTCTTACCTCCCCCCCATTCACATACTCCATGACAAAGCAGAGGCGGTCCTTCGTCTGGAACGAATACTTCAGAGACTGAAACCAAATTCAAACACATTCAAGTCATATAACTGACAAGACGGCGTTTCATGTTACATTTACTGCTTTTACAGGTTTCACTTCACATTCCAGAGCTTAGCTGGGATTCAGGAAAATAGCTAGGAAAAGCAATAAATAGtcctattttaatttttactttctgCTGCTTTATCTCTTTTTCCATGAACTGTGACGGCAAAGCAAAATAATTATGTGCCGAAGTTGAATTCGTTCTGGATGACAACCCCACAGAATTACCGTAAGCAAACTCTTTCTTGACTTGAGAACATTAAAGTCTGTATCACTGATTAAAAGCAGGTATATCCgtgaaaaaaacgtgttttctttTGGGAACAGTTAATGAAACTCTCTTTGTGGCTGCAGGTGCAGCAGGGGCAGCcccagatgtaaaaaaaaaaaaaaaataaaaaattgttgcCCCATCGGTGTGTGAATACATGTGTACATGTGTCTGTTTCCAGGCAATAGGATGAAAATGTGCAGCAGATAATGtctgtttatttatatttatgtgcATCAAAGTCAACAGATGTGCTCATTAAAATATAACTAGTCGCTATGCAGCACCTAATTACCCAATATGCTGTCTCACtgactgtttgtgtgtgcatgtgtgtaaatggtgaacacacacacacacagatgtcaGGCTGCTCTCATATGCACCACTGGAAACGTCTTGTGTTTTGGGGTTAATGAGGTTCTCACCGTTAGAAAAGGGTGCCTGGTGTTTTTTAGTACTCTGCTCTCTGTCAGTGTGTGAGCCACTTCATCCTGTATTtacagaaaggaagaaaaaaggatgaaagagGAGTGtttaccccttttttttttgctgattagGTTTTTATATAGTTTGTAGTTCTAAAAGCAGGCAAACCTTGGCTATGATGACTTCTTTTTTAAGGATTTTCATTGCATAATATTTTCCGCTGGCCTTTTCTCGCACTAGAATCACTTTTCCAAATGTTCCCTTTCCCAGCAGCTTCAAGTAGTCAAAGTCACTCATTGTCTGTTGGGaagaaaacaagcagaaatgGTCATTTTTGCAAATGAAAAGGATGTattagaactgtttttggacagtttatGAATCAGTCAGTTCCCGTAGTTTCATGGTAAGGAGTGTCCGCCTTGCCTTGCGTTTGTGGTGAGTCGTGGAGATGTCCATTTCTTCTTCAACCATGTTGTCGATGTTGGATGTGGGGCTGCACTGGATCCTTTCCTCCTCTTGTCTCTGCAACTTGTCTGCCACCATCTGGATGGCTTCTGTCCACTCATCCCTGCGTTTGAAAGTCAAGAAGAGCAACAACAGTCAGCCCTATAGCAATCCATGCAATACTCTCAGTACCAATATAAGATTTATATATGGTGGGAAAAGTTTGGCTGCTAATATGCTTTTTCCACGTAATTTGCTAACTCATGTTTTCATCAGTCTTCAGCTTAAGTTCtaaatttttatatttaaattcattaaaaattcaaacttttttatatGTATGGCAGACATTTACTTATAAAATAATGTATAGTAGTAATAAATTAGAGTGGATGTCGCGCTCATACAATCAGGTTTTTCAAGTGTTTTCAATAAACATAAAACACCTTTTTGCTGAACAAAGAGTCGACCATAGAAACCACGAAATGAGCAATGATCATAAAGCAGAACTAATACACGCCCGCCTCAGCCTGAGCGCGCTAAAGACACACACCCATGCATCAGAGGGAACAATGCAATGCTGTTTGCAAACACTGTTCCTTCTCATTGACTTTCCATTAGCGGTGCTGTTGAACATCTGTTGAAAGTGTGTGAGTTTGACCGTGTGTGGGCGTGTGTTCATCATCATGCATTGGCGAACACAAGAACATTGACTGTACTTAACAATAATGAGTAAAACTGTTCTGTTGGAGCAGTGGAATATGCAgaaattcctttttaaaatggaaattgtaaaaacatgaaatgacatttaaaatgcacagTGACTCTTGAAGAGATCATATTTACGAAACCTGTTTAACTCCTAAAAGATGAGTTCTGTGTTTGGAGATAAATGCCCATATGTTTCCTTGAAGGATCTGGAGGAATATTCATGTGAACctaaacagaaaatgtgttgtAAGATCTGAATGGCTTTGTGCTGCAAAGACTTCTAAGTGTAACCTACACACTCCAAAAACAAGGGCAAACTCAAGTTACTCTCCATCTGCAAAGGGAAAGGATGTCATTTGTGGCACCCATGGTGTCTGCCGTTGAGTGAAAAGCAATGGAAACTCTCTCAAGGTCAGGCAGCAGATAAATACTCTCTCGGTTAAAGTGTGTTTTGTATAATGAGTTTTTttccttgcccccccccccccctttttttttgggcTAATGAGAGATAATGGGCCTGCCTACAGTTGGGCGCCGTGCCAGTGTGTGCCACCCTCTCTGCACACGGCTGGGGCTGTGGTAGCTGGACACCTGCCAGCGCTGGTACAGTAACAGCAGATACAGTAACACACACTCGCACAGGAACTAAACTAGCCAGTTGTTGCTCGCATGCGCCTTTTACACTTTAGTATCTTAAGCTATGCACGAACCTGTGGAAACACTTTCatacaacaaaactaaaaccACACACCTGGAGTGCACTGTCAGAATAATGTAttcttttttcatctgaaaTATTAGTAAAAATATTACAATCTCTGTTCCAAAGgcaaaactgattaaaaaaaatacttcacaaCTGATAAAAGTTAGTTAGACAAACAGCTgcaacacacaagcacacacacacaaaaacatacaaCCTCAAAGGATGCACAGAAGCATCTGTGGTCTTCTGGGCAAAGCTATTCATTTTCTGGAGATAAACACCACAGCTCCTCAGGAAGGAACTGAGCAGCTGGAGAATTTAGACCAAAGCTACTTCAAAggtcttcttttcattttctcacaaaaaaaacaacatcattaCGTATCCAAATCTTGTTATtggtcactttttattttttacattttacattcttatgatatatttttaaatccaattaGGTCaaggtcatttttaaaaaaaatgttgctagaggatgatttgatttaaattatCCAAATataaaacttctttaaaaaaacactgtgttGTTTTATACTTGCACATGCTAACAATGTTTGCATATTTTGAACAATCTGATTTTTAGTgaaaaaagagggggaaaaaaagctgtgtATTATacaggtttgtgtttttgtatgatGATGATCAGGTTTGTATCAAACTGATGTTTTAAGCCATCTCTCCCATCAAcaattggtttattttttctgaatcaaacttttttttttagagcgttattcataaaataaaaacataagacGGTTACCGGTACTTAAAGTCaaagaacaaaagcaacaaCTGAAAAAGATCCATGTATGGcttcaaatgtattaattaagtTGAAATTTTGTTGGTAACCAAATGAAAAGGAATTTATTCATCCAATTTCCTACAACAGAAAAACGTCGGAAAAGCACATTCCAAGAAATGAGCAGTTGTGCTCACATTTAAAGGAGACAATAATTTTCAGCAACATGTTgtctaaaaaaattacaaatgtaaaatgcatttttttctagaaCAAGGTGGAAACTTTCCAGATTTCCAAAATATTACCAAAAGTTTCCCCTTATTGGCTCGTCACAACAAAAGAACCCTAGATCCATCCATGATATTTGGCTTTAATTTGACAGTTGAAGTCTCTCCTCATCTGGACTTTTGAAGTCTCCtttcttgaaatgtttcatCACTAATCCTAGTGTCTTCATCATGTGGTTGCAGTAACTTAAAGCACCTCATAGTCTAAGACGGTCTCTCATCTACGGACCAAGCAGGTCTGACCCTCCTTAGCTTCTGAGATCAGGCATTTCCATGGTGTGACCTCATTTAACGTGTGAGTTTAAAATTTGTGCCATGTTTATTAAGCTTTGATGAATAATCTTTAAAGTTCAATCACTATAGTTCACATGCTAAAATGTCATATACATGGTTTGCAGGCGTTTTTAATATTTGCTCTTTGGCTGCTTCCTTTAGGAGGTCATTACCTGCCTCCACCTAACATTTGCATCCTTTTCACTCACACTACTTGTGTCCTCCACCCCTACATGTGCAAACCTCCTCTTTGGAAAACGTAATGACACAATTTGAGATACGTTTTGTCACTTTGCCACTAATTAATAAAAAGATTAATATCTCACATGTTACAGATGctgaaaaaattcaaattagaAAAAAGATCAATTTAATAGTTTTCAGATGGAAAGTTGTCATCACtgatattctgtttttatttgcatatttCTGTGCAGCTAAATTCGTTGATTAAGTTAAGTGATGTTATTAAAATAGTGTAGAAGTACAGGAAAGAcctttatcatttttatgctcTATGCTAAGAGGTGAACACTAAATAAGTCTATTCAGTCAGTTCAAATTTGTCACTAGATGGCACTAAATCTCCTACCCACTAAGTCTTCACAGGAACTGACCTTTCATCAGGTGAGTCCACATGGAAAGTCCTCTCGATGACCGTCGTCCACTGGAGGCAGCGGATGATGAAGGTGTTGGGCTTTGGCCTCTCTGTCTTCATCAGCTGACATTCTGAAACAGAGAGGATGAGGCGTCTTTAACAACACAGATAAAACCCCAGATAACAAATAAAgctttgcttaaaaaaacagtttctctcAACACATACTTCCTATGAGCCTATGTACAGAGCAAATAAATCAAAGTAAATATAACTGACTATAATCAAAGAACTGTGTATTTGGAATCTGTCAGGTACTTTAATTTGACCCTAAATTAGGACACACTTATTTTACTTAATACTATAAGTTGTTGACAACAGTTCTTCATGTAAACAATTAGCAACTAAAACAATCATTTCTATCAGTTATTCCTGTTTTTGCTATGAAGCTGCATATTGCTCAGTACAGCCCCTGTCAtaactgtgtaaaaaaaaatgtaacacctATCTAATAACACAAATAATATCTAACTTCCCtaagttattttttcttgtaGTTCCATCTAAAATGGCCTGACTTAGACAttgcttcaagaaaaaaaataaatgctttcacatttctgttaaTATAATTCCATTTACTGAATTTATAATTTGCAATTAAAAATAGTATgtagagttttattttgaaaatacccCTAACTTTAATAAACCTTAAtccccaaaaaaagagaaaaacagagatGCTCTCTTGTGCTTGTGGATGTGTTGCAGCGTACACGCATCTGGCAGCTATCCGAAGAGACACATTACTATGAAATCAGGCAGCACAGTAGGCCATTATTACACAAATGCATAATACagtacacaaacacagaaaagtaGGCACACATAGCCAGATGGGACTGTGAGCTCACTGTCGGAAAGAATGCATCTTCATTGTCCCTCAGCAGTCTGTGCAGTTACGGAGGACGAGAACCCGatgcgaaaaaaaaaaaaaaaaggcctgtgATGTATCCTCCTGTCCTCGCATCTACACTGCATGTTCTCTGGATGCGACCTTGAGTTTCCCAGTTTTGTCTCCTGTCACTCACTGCTCTCATCTGTCCTTTCCTCCCCCTTTTATCCTGCAGATTTCCTAGCACAGAACGGTCCAGAAGACGATGGCTCAGCCTACATTTAAAAAGGAGGGCAGTGATAAAACTTGGTGCTTCTATGTAAACTGTCCACACTCACGGAAAAGCTCCTACCTGACTCCTGAACGCTGCCTGCTGTGCTGGCAGAGAACAAGGTCATACAATGTTgctgccaaaaataaaaacaccaacgCCCACATTTGAACAAAACCAGCCACACAAACAAGTGAGGTTTAAATGTTACTGATTGTGTGGCAGTTGTGAGATCTGTGTAGCAGTTTAGCTGGTGTGTGAGAGTGTGAGTCTGTGTCAGGCTTGTATGTATGAGTCCCTCTGCAGGGAACATGCCTGTACCGTCTCTGTTCCATCTGACCACTTCTgttgttcacacacacaaacacacacacacacacacacgcagataAACAAACACGGACACGCACATCCCCCAACACATGCACCACCTGGCCTCCCAGCTTTGGGCAACAGATGTGGCAGTGCCAGCGCCGTGCCAAGCAGCCGGGGCTGGATGTATGGCCTGGCTTGTCCTCCTCAGAAACTCTTTTCCTGCTCACTTTTTCCTCCTTCTCCAAGCCTGTCTTGGTCTCCTCCTCCCTGTCTGTTCAGCCCTGATGATGTTTgtctcttctcctccttcctgctcccTTTCCTTTCCAGTACACTTCATTCATCTCCAGTTGCTTCGTCTGTTTGACCACCCTCATCATCTCTctgtctcctcctctcctcctcatgTCTCCAGTTTTCTCTCCTCTGCCCCTCTGATCAACTCCCATCCCTCATTCACCACACTTGTCCTCCCCTCCCAACTTCTATTgttctttctcctcctccatcctatcgtaaaccattttttatcattttgctcTGCGTATCACCCTGCGTTCCACCATTTATCATGTTTTTGGGTTTGGCACTCGCCCTGCTTCCCTTGTTCAGCTCTCTCCTCTGGTTGTCCTACCGAATAACCGGCTCTCTGTGTGCTGACCTGCAGGAAACTCACACAGCACTCTACAGATGCTGCTAAGTCTTTAAGAGAGTAAATCTACTTCATTAAGTTCAATCTAATGTGACAGCGAGCAGaactggcttttttttaatctaacatCCTGTTTGGTTTGAACATGTCAGCTGATCAGGATGTGAACATTTGCAATGATTTACAAACCAGGAAGAATGAACAAGCAAAGAACATGATAAGGATTGAGAATAGATGCTTTAAAATTAGGGATGTAGCGAATAATCAATTTATATTCCCACAATCCAACCAGATAGACTTGCATGAAGTTGGAACCTatactattaaaaaaattgCTTCAATGTGCAATACTGTACATCGGATATTTCTAGTATGTTTTTACTGTAACGTAAACCAACAAAGTgtatcacagcggacaacacacacagCGACAGCAAAATATCTTGAGTCCATCatttcagtccaatgtgtggaaacactttgaatttagcaaaggcAGGTGATTATCCAGTGTGGTAGAATgggtaaacattattttttttatcattaagtTATAGtgtt encodes:
- the LOC101162468 gene encoding RAC-gamma serine/threonine-protein kinase, which codes for MSDVTIVREGWLQKRGEYIKNWRPRYFLLKTDGSFIGYKEKPQDADLPYPLNNFSVAKCQLMKTERPKPNTFIIRCLQWTTVIERTFHVDSPDERDEWTEAIQMVADKLQRQEEERIQCSPTSNIDNMVEEEMDISTTHHKRKTMSDFDYLKLLGKGTFGKVILVREKASGKYYAMKILKKEVIIAKDEVAHTLTESRVLKNTRHPFLTSLKYSFQTKDRLCFVMEYVNGGELFFHLSRERVFSEDRTRFYGAEIVSALNYLHSAKIVYRDLKLENLMLDKDGHIKITDFGLCKEGITDAATMKTFCGTPEYLAPEVLEDNDYGRAVDWWGLGVVTYEMMCGRLPFYNQDHEKLFELILMEEIKFPRTLSADAKSLLSGLLIKDPNKRLGGGPDDAKEIMRHSFFSGVDWQDVYDKKLVPPFKPQVTSETDTRYFDEEFTAQTITITPPEKFDEDGMDCLDNERRPHFPQFSYSASGRE